The following proteins come from a genomic window of Excalfactoria chinensis isolate bCotChi1 chromosome 6, bCotChi1.hap2, whole genome shotgun sequence:
- the DDIT4 gene encoding DNA damage-inducible transcript 4 protein — protein sequence MPGLWERLAGGERGSLESSDCESLGSASGSEGEPEQISLPDLELLHDPEDELLSARLLELVQAALGSAPLGSRRRSRLLMPAQLAAQLRSELLRLACSEPCGLRGALLDLCVEHGKACHDVGRIAADPAVVPTFQLTLVLRLDSRLWPKIQGLLASAPALSPAFGQSMKLSTGFRVMKKKLYSSEQLLVEEC from the exons ATGCCCGGGCTGTGGGAGCGGCTGGCGGGCGGAGAGCGGGGCAGCCTGGAGAGCTCCGACTGCGAGTCGTTGGGCAGCGCCTCCGGCTCGGAGGGAG AGCCCGAGCAGATCTCCCTGCCGgacctggagctgctgcacGACCCCGAGGACGAGCTGCTGAGCGCCCggctgctggagctggtgcAGGCCGCGCTGGGCAGCGCCCCGCTGGGCTCCCGCCGCCGCTCGCGTCTCCTGATGCCGGCCCAGCTCGCCGCCCAGCTGCGGAGCGAGCTGCTGCGCCTGGCCTGCAGCGAGCCCTGCGGGCTGCGGGGAGCCCTCCTCGACCTCTGCGTGGAGCACGGCAAGGCCTGCCACGACGTGGGGCGCATCGCCGCCGACCCCGCCGTGGTGCCCACCTTCCAGCTGACCCTGGTGCTGCGGCTGGACTCCCGCCTCTGGCCCAAGATCCAGGGGCTCCTCGCCTCGGCGCCGGCGCTCAGCCCGGCCTTCGGCCAGTCCATGAAGCTCAGCACGGGCTTCAGGGTGATGAAGAAGAAGCTGTACAGCTCGGAGCAGCTGCTGGTCGAGGAGTGCTGA